In the genome of Drosophila virilis strain 15010-1051.87 unplaced genomic scaffold, Dvir_AGI_RSII-ME tig00001568, whole genome shotgun sequence, one region contains:
- the LOC138911558 gene encoding uncharacterized protein has protein sequence MPGPKKSGVLPPRGDGKRATASSRPGSGRRQYTRNAAIGHPLKVDGGRIVATVEIGGRTMPATIDTGATRSFMSEDCVRKWTIRGRAEEIQARIRLADGSTPEVEKAFRVDASLGGKTISMTMLIMPSMLDHVILGMDFLGAMNTTIRCGEAELVLEAATTPGVRNCLYP, from the coding sequence atGCCGGGGCCGAAGAAGTCGGGAGTGTTGCCGCCGCGCGGAGACGGAAAACGGGCAACGGCCTCGTCCAGACCAGGATCGGGTCGCCGCCAATACACACGGAACGCAGCAATAGGACACCCACTGAAGGTGGAcggtggccggatcgtcgctacggtagagattggcggacgaacgatgcccgccacgatcgataccggagccactcgtagcttcatgagtgaGGACTGCGTACGCAAATGGACGATCCGGGGAAGAGCGGAGGAAATACAGGCACGTATCCGCCTGGCAGATGGGTCCACCCCTGAGGTAGAAAAGGCTTTTAGAGTAGACGCCAGCTTAGGGGGAAAAACGATTAGCATGACGATGCTCATCATGCCCTCAATGCTGGACCATGTAATCCTGGGTATGGATTTTTTGGGGGCGATGAATACCACAATACGCTGCGGAGAGGCGGAACTGGTCCTAGAAGCAGCGACGACACCGGGCGTGaggaactgtctctacccctaa